A window from Culex pipiens pallens isolate TS chromosome 3, TS_CPP_V2, whole genome shotgun sequence encodes these proteins:
- the LOC120416040 gene encoding uncharacterized protein LOC120416040, translating into MTTLREHQMQERQLRSTLEMTKKFVDGFKDGEDEAQVDVRLNMLDDALAKFYVVRRKIDVLTDVFGVDAAGKEKTQDVEEHTKALWEFENLYCELKARLLAKRKDEAPTQAAPAQAKSTVSRVKLPEIKLPSFGGNITEWITFRDSFKSLIHNSENLSDFDKFTYLQSSLFGEALAEISTVRVSDTNYQVAWGVLENRYGNMKLILKSHLDAIFAVEPVRDECFEALNHLLSVVDKNLQMINKLGVKTEDWSILLAHVVTSKLDAATLRHWEEHNKKSKEFVKYETLLEFLREQCGVLQTIDSMKKATRNERRPPKYASSHAASAEPSGCYFCNGPQHNVFQCLAVKKMSCAERVAVARRNMLCFNCLQPGHVVEKCTRGFCSMCKRKHHTLLHENFGQRSNAAAAGPNASRPHSGNTPSTHYPQQKIQSQTRHTPTQSTQNPTQTPGSQSSQPQSSQLATGHTAACNLSSSLVPSRTEEVREVLLSTAVVRICDSRGHTLFARALLDSGSQRNLMTKEFARKLKCKPQSDYLRVKGIGVAESTSTFAVTATVCARSSAISEFAASMRFHVLAKVTANLPFNNIDAEQLSIPEDVKLADPHFYRPGPVDMIIGAEHYYDLLSDGKMKLGEANPTIQNTELGWVVSGVVNGVAAKLPRVVANQNSAEAEALAEINDLLAKFWELESCQTPSTHSLEESACEDLFRANTVRDETGRFVVRLPKKQTILQSLGESRSIAMKRFYGLERRLTANPELMKQYSDFIHEYLEMRHMEEVKEDMEEKQAYYLPHHAVLRPDSATTKLRVVFDASCATSSGVSLNDALMVGPVVQDDLLTIILRFRLRKIAVVADVAKMYRMVNVHPDDQDLQRILWRDSPSEPVRTFKLTTVTYGTASAPYLATKCLRTVGEEVETTHPLAAKTIKHDFYVDDMLSGADSIEEAQKLVGETSERLMAAGFLLRKWRSSDNAVLEAIPEELRDEGGAKELDSSTAAVKTLGLLWDSSSDEFKFKTPTWNAATVFTKQTVLSDTARIFDPVGLVGPVVVIAKIFLQKLWKKGVDWKEPLPENLVHIWEEFRRNMMSFDNIAVPRWVGFSLQCVKLELHGFCDASLEAYGACFYTRSTWSNGGVSVNLLTSKTKVAPMTDLKRRTKEETIPRLECSSGLLMCHLLQKIRPLFPVDIEIHLWTDSMVVMSWLASAPSRWNPFVANRVSEMQHLSKGCVWHHVPGVENPADLLSRGMIPALLAYASLWWIGPTWLCLSPDKWPQTRNPTQEELEAALLEQRASYACTVQILQPEQLFTRYSSLFELIRVTALCRRFAHNAQPANRECQKSGYITHAEHEAALLDLVKLAQKECFPHELADLEKKGEVDETSKLNALNPRLMEGVILVGGRLRNAAVSAGRKHPMILDNHQPLTKLILQHYHHKYFHAGLQLLISSVRERFWPLSVRRAARQVIFECVPCFRNKPKVQDQLMADLPQERVNPAPPFLKTGVDYCGPFQLSYPGRKARPVRCFVAVFVCLVTKAVHLEVVTDLTTQAFLAALKRFTARRGKPQLIMCDNAKTFVGAKRELDDLAKLFCDQQFHEAVVRDAAKESIEFKFIPPRSPNFGGLWEAAVKSFKTHFKKTIGLRVLQHDEFVTVLVQIEACLNSRPLTPLSSDPNDLDVLTPGHFLVQRPLAAVAEPDLAEVPENRLSAWQRTQDFVQQIWRKWSTQYLSDLHNRTRWTRQRNNLSCGMMVLLKEENLPPQMWHLGRVTDIRTGSDGNVRVAVIRTKDGVYERGISKICILPIADNFPNTQAEN; encoded by the coding sequence ATGACTACGTTGCGGGAGCACCAGATGCAGGAGAGGCAGCTTCGTAGTACGCTGGAGATGACGAAGAAATTCGTTGATGGCTTCAAGGATGGCGAGGACGAAGCTCAGGTCGACGTGCGGCTGAACATGCTGGATGATGCGTTGGCGAAGTTCTACGTCGTGCGGCGCAAGATCGACGTCCTCACTGATGTGTTCGGGGTTGATGCTGCCGGAAAGGAGAAAACACAGGATGTAGAGGAGCACACTAAGGCGTTATGGGAGTTCGAGAACTTGTACTGTGAGTTGAAGGCGAGGTTGCTGGCAAAGCGGAAGGATGAAGCACCCACGCAAGCGGCACCTGCTCAGGCGAAATCGACTGTTTCGCGCGTGAAGCTGCCCGAAATCAAGCTGCCGTCGTTTGGAGGAAACATCACCGAGTGGATTACTTTTCGGGATTCCTTCAAGTCACTGATCCATAACAGTGAAAACCTTTCAGATTTCGATAAGTTTACTTATCTTCAGTCTTCACTGTTTGGAGAAGCGCTTGCTGAGATCAGCACAGTGCGCGTGTCGGACACAAACTACCAGGTGGCGTGGGGTGTACTGGAGAATCGCTACGGAAACATGAAGCTGATCCTGAAGAGCCATCTCGATGCCATCTTTGCTGTTGAGCCCGTACGAGACGAGTGCTTTGAGGCGTTGAACCATCTGCTGAGCGTGGTGGACAAGAACCTGCAGATGATCAACAAGCTCGGGGTGAAGACTGAGGATTGGTCCATCCTGCTCGCTCACGTTGTCACTAGCAAGTTGGACGCCGCAACATTGCGCCACTGGGAGGAACACAACAAGAAGTCCAAGGAGTTCGTGAAGTACGAGACGCTGCTGGAGTTTCTGCGGGAGCAATGTGGAGTGCTGCAGACGATCGATTCCATGAAGAAAGCTACGAGGAACGAGCGTCGCCCGCCGAAGTACGCGTCAAGTCACGCTGCGTCTGCTGAGCCAAGCGGTTGCTATTTTTGCAACGGACCTCAGCACAACGTGTTCCAGTGTTTAGCGGTCAAGAAGATGAGCTGTGCAGAGCGTGTCGCGGTTGCCAGGAGGAATATGCTGTGTTTCAACTGTTTGCAGCCTGGTCACGTCGTGGAAAAGTGTACGAGAGGATTTTGTTCGATGTGCAAGCGGAAACATCACACGCTTCTTCACGAGAACTTTGGCCAAAGGTCGAACGCTGCCGCTGCAGGCCCGAACGCGTCGCGACCTCATTCAGGGAACACACCATCCACACACTACCCACAACAGAAGATACAAAGCCAAACCCGTCACACACCCACTCAATCTACACAAAACCCTACACAGACACCAGGCTCGCAAAGCTCACAACCACAAAGCTCACAGCTCGCCACAGGCCACACAGCAGCGTGCAACCTGTCGTCGTCCCTTGTTCCAAGTCGTACGGAGGAGGTTCGAGAAGTGTTGCTGTCCACGGCTGTTGTACGGATTTGTGATTCGCGAGGTCACACCCTGTTCGCTCGAGCACTGCTTGACAGTGGCTCCCAGCGAAACCTGATGACCAAGGAGTTCGCGCGCAAGCTGAAATGCAAGCCGCAGTCCGACTACCTGCGGGTGAAAGGAATCGGCGTTGCAGAATCCACTTCCACCTTTGCGGTGACCGCTACTGTTTGCGCTCGTTCTTCGGCGATTTCGGAGTTCGCAGCATCGATGAGGTTTCATGTTTTGGCGAAGGTCACGGCGAATCTGCCGTTCAACAACATCGATGCCGAGCAGCTGAGCATTCCAGAGGACGTGAAGCTGGCGGATCCGCACTTCTACCGTCCTGGACCTGTGGACATGATCATTGGAGCAGAGCATTACTATGACCTGTTGTCCGATGGTAAGATGAAGCTTGGAGAAGCAAACCCGACGATCCAGAACACCGAGCTCGGCTGGGTGGTGTCTGGCGTTGTCAACGGAGTAGCGGCGAAGCTACCACGGGTCGTAGCGAACCAGAACTCAGCAGAAGCAGAAGCGTTGGCGGAGATCAACGATTTGCTGGCCAAGTTCTGGGAGTTGGAGTCGTGTCAGACGCCGAGTACACATTCGCTCGAGGAGAGCGCCTGCGAGGACCTGTTCAGGGCGAACACCGTGCGCGACGAGACCGGTCGGTTCGTCGTCAGACTGCCGAAGAAGCAGACGATCCTGCAGAGTCTAGGCGAGTCGAGATCGATCGCGATGAAGCGGTTCTACGGGCTGGAAAGGCGGCTCACCGCTAATCCAGAACTGATGAAGCAGTATTCTGACTTCATTCACGAGTACCTGGAGATGAGACACATGGAGGAGGTGAAAGAAGACATGGAGGAGAAGCAAGCGTACTATTTACCTCACCATGCTGTGCTGAGACCAGACAGTGCGACCACCAAACTGAGAGTAGTCTTCGACGCCTCATGTGCTACTTCGTCTGGGGTCTCGCTGAACGATGCTTTGATGGTAGGACCGGTGGTCCAGGATGATTTGCTGACCATCATTCTTCGCTTTCGTTTGCGGAAGATCGCCGTCGTGGCAGACGTCGCAAAAATGTACCGCATGGTGAACGTTCACCCAGATGACCAGGATCTGCAGCGGATCTTGTGGAGGGACTCGCCGAGCGAGCCTGTGCGAACCTTCAAGCTCACTACGGTGACGTACGGAACGGCGTCGGCGCCCTATCTGGCCACGAAATGCTTGCGCACGGTCGGAGAAGAGGTGGAAACCACACATCCGCTGGCGGCGAAGACCATCAAGCATGACTTTTATGTCGACGATATGCTCTCGGGAGCCGATTCGATCGAGGAAGCGCAGAAGCTGGTTGGAGAGACCAGCGAGCGGCTGATGGCGGCCGGGTTCCTGCTCAGGAAGTGGCGAAGCAGCGACAACGCTGTGCTGGAAGCCATCCCCGAGGAGCTACGGGACGAAGGAGGTGCGAAAGAGTTGGATTCGTCGACTGCCGCTGTGAAGACACTGGGTCTGCTGTGGGACTCGAGCAGCGATGAGTTCAAGTTCAAAACGCCGACGTGGAATGCCGCTACGGTATTCACGAAACAGACGGTGCTGTCAGACACAGCACGCATTTTCGATCCCGTTGGACTGGTCGGACCAGTCGTTGTGATCGCCAAGATCTTTCTCCAGAAGCTGTGGAAGAAAGGAGTCGATTGGAAAGAGCCGTTGCCAGAAAATCTTGTGCACATTTGGGAGGAGTTTCGACGAAACATGATGAGCTTTGACAACATCGCTGTGCCACGTTGGGTCGGTTTTAGCCTGCAGTGTGTCAAGCTTGAGCTGCACGGATTTTGCGATGCGTCGCTTGAGGCGTACGGAGCGTGTTTTTACACGCGCAGCACCTGGAGCAACGGTGGCGTGTCGGTCAACCTGCTGACGTCGAAGACTAAGGTGGCGCCGATGACCGACTTGAAGCGACGAACCAAGGAGGAGACGATACCGCGACTGGAGTGCTCGTCAGGACTGCTGATGTGCCACTTGCTGCAGAAGATACGCCCTCTGTTTCCGGTCGACATCGAGATCCATCTGTGGACGGATTCGATGGTCGTAATGAGTTGGCTGGCGTCCGCACCATCTCGCTGGAATCCATTTGTGGCAAACCGCGTGTCGGAGATGCAGCACCTGAGCAAAGGTTGTGTCTGGCACCACGTACCCGGTGTGGAAAACCCGGCGGATCTGCTGTCTCGAGGCATGATCCCAGCATTGCTCGCGTACGCATCGCTGTGGTGGATTGGACCCACATGGCTGTGTTTAAGTCCAGACAAGTGGCCGCAGACGAGAAATCCCACGCAGGAGGAGTTGGAAGCTGCACTGCTGGAGCAGAGAGCGTCGTACGCTTGCACTGTCCAGATTCTTCAGCCGGAGCAGCTGTTCACGCGATATTCGTCGTTGTTTGAGCTGATTCGAGTCACCGCACTCTGCCGCAGATTCGCTCACAACGCTCAACCTGCCAACCGTGAGTGCCAAAAGAGCGGGTACATCACGCACGCCGAGCACGAAGCGGCACTGCTGGATCTGGTGAAGCTGGCGCAGAAGGAATGCTTCCCGCATGAGCTCGCAGATCTGGAAAAGAAGGGAGAAGTTGACGAGACTTCGAAGTTGAACGCGCTCAATCCAAGGCTCATGGAGGGCGTAATACTGGTTGGCGGCCGGCTACGAAACGCTGCAGTTTCAGCTGGGAGGAAGCATCCGATGATTTTGGACAACCACCAGCCGCTAACTAAACTAATTCTACAGCACTACCACCACAAGTACTTCCACGCTGGACTGCAGCTGCTGATTTCTAGTGTGCGCGAGCGGTTCTGGCCGCTGAGCGTCCGGCGCGCAGCGAGGCAAGTCATCTTCGAGTGTGTACCGTGTTTCCGAAACAAGCCCAAGGTGCAAGATCAGCTCATGGCCGATCTACCCCAAGAACGCGTAAATCCAGCTCCACCGTTCCTGAAAACGGGTGTGGATTACTGCGGACCGTTTCAGCTGTCGTACCCCGGTCGGAAGGCGAGACCTGTCCGATGCTTTGTAGCTGTGTTCGTGTGCTTGGTCACGAAGGCAGTACATCTCGAGGTTGTGACCGACCTCACCACACAAGCATTCCTGGCGGCGCTGAAGCGATTCACCGCGCGGCGAGGAAAGCCGCAGCTGATCATGTGCGACAACGCGAAGACGTTCGTGGGAGCGAAGAGAGAACTGGACGACCTGGCGAAGCTGTTCTGCGATCAACAGTTCCACGAAGCAGTGGTGAGAGATGCGGCGAAGGAGAGCATCGAGTTCAAATTCATTCCGCCAAGATCCCCAAACTTCGGTGGATTGTGGGAAGCAGCGGTGAAGTCGTTCAAGACGCACTTCAAGAAGACGATTGGCTTGCGAGTGTTGCAGCACGACGAGTTCGTGACTGTGTTGGTGCAGATCGAAGCATGCCTGAACTCTCGCCCCCTGACACCCCTCAGCAGTGACCCGAACGATCTCGACGTCCTCACCCCTGGTCACTTTCTGGTCCAAAGACCACTGGCAGCGGTGGCAGAACCAGACCTGGCGGAAGTCCCAGAGAACAGGCTGTCAGCGTGGCAGAGAACGCAGGACTTTGTGCAGCAGATCTGGCGGAAGTGGTCGACGCAGTACCTGTCGGACCTCCACAACCGAACGCGATGGACGAGACAGCGCAACAACCTGTCCTGCGGAATGATGGTGCTGCTGAAAGAGGAGAACCTGCCGCCACAGATGTGGCACCTAGGGCGAGTGACCGACATTCGCACTGGGAGCGATGGCAACGTGCGCGTTGCGGTCATCAGAACGAAGGACGGAGTCTACGAGAGAGGAATCTCCAAGATCTGCATCCTTCCCATAGCAGACAACTTCCCAAACACACAAGCTGAGAACTAA